From Thalassotalea psychrophila:
GAAGAAGTAGATTACTCATTAGCTATGATGTTTGACGGTATGGGTGCACTATCAACTAAAATGAATGACAATCCTGAACTTGCTTCACGTACTTACGATGCAAACCGCGATGGTTTTGTTATCTCTGGCGGCGGCGGTATGGTTGTTGTTGAAGAACTAGAACACGCTCTTGCTCGTGGCGCGCACATTTATGCAGAAATCGTAGGTTACGGTGCAACTTCTGACGGTTACGATATGGTAGCTCCGAGTGGTGAAGGTGCTGTACGTTGTATGCAACAAGCTATGCACGGTGTTGAAGGTAAAGTTGATTACTTAAACACTCATGGTACATCTACACCAGTTGGTGATGTTAAAGAACTTGGCGCAATTCAAGAAGTATTTGGTCATGATTCTCCAATGATCTCTGCGACTAAAGCGATGACTGGTCATGCTTTAGGTGCTGCAGGCGTTCATGAAGCTATATACACAATGTTAATGATGGAAAACGACTTTGTTGCTCCTTCAATTAACGTTGATGAGTTAGATGAAAAAGCTGCAGGCTTGAACATTATTACTGAAAAACTTGATACTGAAATTAACCTAGCTATGTCAAACAGCTTCGGTTTTGGCGGTACTAACGCTACGCTAGTAATGGCAAAATATAAATAAACGATATTTATATATTTAAAGTTTGTTAAAAACCAGGTGCGTCCTGGTTTTTTTGTGCTTAAAATATGAGAAGCTAGGAGCTAGGAGCTAGGAGCTAGGAGCTAGGAGCTAGGAGCTAGGAGCTAGGAGTGGTCCTAGTTGGTCCTAATTCATTAGGACGTTTTTCCTAAATAGATAAATTACTAATATCGAGTGAACTAGTTTGAAAATTTTTTACGATGAAAACATCCCTTATGCTAAAGAGTTCTTCAGTGACTTTGGCGAACTTGTACCCTTTGCCGGCAGAGAGTTAAGTGCTGAACAAATCAAAGAGGCTGATGTTTTATTAGTGCGTTCAATTACTAAAGTAAACGAACAATTATTACATTTAAACACCTCATTAAAATTTGTTGGCACAGCAACAATTGGTTTTGACCATGTCGACCAAAATTATTTAAAGCAAAGAGGCGTTGTTTTCACCAATGCTCCAGGTTGTAATGCCATATCAGTTGCCGAATATGTTCTAAGCGCTCTAATGGTTATGGTTGAACGTTTAGATTTTGATTTAAAGACTAAAACAATTGGAATTGTCGGCGCTGGTAATACCGGCACACGGTTGTCTGAAAAGTTAGATGCATTTGGGATTAACTATTTATTATGCGATCCGCTACTAGAAAAAGCAGGTGATAGTCGAACATTTAGCTCGTTGAAAGAGATTCTAGGTTGTGACATTATCTCCTTGCACGTGCCAATAACTCAAAAAGGCGATCACAGAACTTTTCATATGTTTGATGATTTGCTGTTGTCTGAGTTATCTAATCAACAAATATTAATCAATAGCTGCCGCGGTGAAGTTATTAATAATCAAGCGCTGTTGCAATTGAAAAAAAGCCAAAAAGGCCCCCATATTATTTTAGATGTTTGGGAAAATGAACCTAATGTTTTAACTGAATTAATTCCTTATTGTGAAATAACCACTGCACACATTGCTGGTTATAGCTTAGAAGGAAAAGCTCGTGGTACAGAGATGCTATATCAGGCATTATCTAAACTTGTAAATAAACCAATCGAAAAACAGCTAGAGCAATTTTTACCGAAAGCCGAAATTGAGTATGGAAATCAACATTCTCAAAACGAGTTATTTTCTGTAAAACAAAGAGTTTTTGATGTTTATGATGTAAGACGGGATGATAAAATATTCCGGGAACAGCTAAATATTAAATCTTTTGACTATTTACGTAAAAATTACCCTGTTAGAAGAGAGTTTAGTGCGTTAGAATTATCGGTCCAGCAATGCTGGCCAGATACGTTAAAAAACCTTGGCTTTAACGTTAAAGATTAGAAAATAAATTATACCAATTCCATTAATTATTTTAACCAGTAAAAATGAGCAGATAATTAACGGACTTGGTATTAATACCATAACTTAAATTAATCCAGTAAATTGAGTAGAGAAAGAAAATGGCGCAAAAATTTGATGTAGTTGTATTAGGTGCAACGGGCCTAGTGGGTAAGCACATGATGGAAATTCTTGAACAACGAAAGTTTCCAATAAATACCCTTTATCCATTAGCAAGTAGCCGTAGTGCTGGCGAGATTATTGAGTTTAACGGCCAAAGTGTTGAAGTACTTGATGCTGACACATTTGATTTCACCCAAGCTCAAATCGGATTTTTCTCTGCGGGTGGCGCAACGTCTGCTAAATTTGCGCCTATTGCTGCTGATGCAGGCTGTATTGTTATTGATAATACCTCTGAGTATCGCTATGACCCAGAAATCCCTTTAGTGGTTCCAGAAGTTAACCCTGAAGCATTAGCTGATTACCGCAACCGCAACATTATTGCTAACCCTAACTGTTCAACAATTCAAATGATGGTTGCACTTAAACCTATATATGACGCCGTAGGTATTGACCGTATTAATGTAAGTACTTACCAATCTGTTTCTGGTGCAGGTAAAGTAGCAATTGAAGAGTTAGCAAAACAATGTGCTGATTTATTATCTGGCAAGCCAGTAAAGGTAGAAGCGTTTTCTCGTCAAATAGCGTTTAACTCTATTCCACAAATTGATTCGTTTGAAGATAACGGTTATACCCGTGAAGAAATGAAGATGGTCTGGGAAACTAAAAAAATACTTGGCGATGAAAGCATTTTAGTTAACCCGACTGCGGTTCGAGTTCCTTCGTTCTATGGACATGGTGAAGCGTTGCATATAGAAACTACGCAGCAAACATCTGCCGAAGAAGTTAAAGAGTTACTTGCACAAGCTCCTGGTATTGTACTTGCAGCTAAGGATGAAGACTTCCCAACTCAAGTGAGTGATGCTAGCGGCAATGATGAAGTATTTATTGGCCGTGTACGTGAAGATATTTCACATCCCAATGGTATTAACATGTGGATTGTTGCTGATAATGTTCGTAAAGGCGCTGCAACAAACAGTATTCAAATTGCTGAGCTATTAATTAAAGATTACTTATAAGCTATATAATTTTTATACCAATAAACTGCTTTAAATAAACCAGAAATTGACTCGGAAAATATTAATAGGATCCGCGTTATTTCTGGTTTATAGTATCTTATTAAGTTACTAAAAAATATAAGCAAAAGAGATTCTAGACCCTCTTTGCTGTCATATATAAAATTGCCGCAGAATAGGACGGATCTTTTCATGGCTGATAATAACAATAAGTCGTTATTTAAAACGATAAAACAATCAATTAGTGTTGCGCTCATTTTAGTAACATCTTTTCATGCTGTAGCTCAAGATGAAGCATCATCTGTGGCGGAAACTAATCAAACAGTATTGAACAAACCCATCGATAATGACGTTTCAACTTCTAGCTCAACTATCACTGGTAGTGAAATTACTAGCTCTATAAGCCCAAGCTTCGATGAAGATAATAAAGCCTCATATGGGCCAATTATTAACACTGATACATTATGGAAAATTGCTGTTGCACATCGTCCGGATAGTACAGTATCTAATTACCAAGTGATGATGGCATTATTTAATACCAACCCTAATGCCTTTTTACGTAATGATATTAATACTTTGGTTGCAGGACAGTTTCTACGTATTCCGACTCTTGAAGAAATTCGCCAAGTTGCGCCATACCCTTATGGTAATACTAAAACTGTAGAAACCGTTGATACCACGGATACTGAATTAGCTTCAGCAGCTTCTACTGAATCGCCTATAGAGGTTGCTAATGAAGCAGTTACTGCTAGCGAACAAGTTGTTAAAAATATTACTGTTGAAGAAAACACTGTCTCTAATGATATTGAGGTAGTTTCTGTAAGCACAGTTACGAGTTTTGAAATTATTGAAGAAGAAGCCGTTGAAACATTAAAAGCAGAAAATAGTGAGCTTAAAGAAAGTTTAAATGCCGTTGATGATCAACTGTCTTATTTACAATATGAGGTTGCTAAAGCAACTGAAATGCAAGCGCAAATGGATGCTAAACTAGCAGAGCAAAATGCGCTGTTAAAAGAAGCAAAAATGCGAGAGCAGAAGCTATTAACCCAACAACGTGAATTGACAGAACATCAACAAGGATTCTTTAATAATCCAATAACATATTGGTCAATTAACGGCTTGTTAGCAATATTAGTGATTATTTTGTTTGTGTTAGTGTCTCGTCGCAAAAAAATGGAAGAAACAGTAAACAATACTGTTGATGACAAAGCTAATAACGAATCTAAAGCAGTAGAAAAATCAGCTGTTAGCGTAGAAGAAAGTATAAAAGAGCCAATTGATGAAAATGCCGAAGTTACAACTGTCGGTATTGAAGAGTTTGAACAAATTGATGTCTCACAACCAAGTACTAATCTTCATATTGTTGAAACAATTGAACCACCTTCTGAAAATGAACATGTTGTTACTGCTTTTTCTGAGATAGAATTAACTCCTGAAAAACATGATCATGAACTTGAAATTTTAGATGATAAAGATTTATTGGCTAAGCTTGTACCCGGTGGAGTACAAGACAATCGTGATGAAGATAATGTAAAAATTCAAGCTACTGAAGATGATTTAGATATTGAACAAATCATAGACGACATGCTCGATGAAGAATCAAAACCCGCAAAACTTCGTTC
This genomic window contains:
- the fabB gene encoding beta-ketoacyl-ACP synthase I, coding for MKRVVITGLGIVSSIGNNANEVLDSLQNGRSGISRAESFAENGLKSQVWGQPNITPSEHIDRKVMRFMGDAAGYAYIAMQEAIDDAKLTDEQVSNVRTGLVAGSGGASSMNVINSNDTLRAKGIRRVGPYAVPKTMSSTCSACLATPYKILGVNYSISSACATSAHCIGHAAELIQLGKQDVVFAGGGEEVDYSLAMMFDGMGALSTKMNDNPELASRTYDANRDGFVISGGGGMVVVEELEHALARGAHIYAEIVGYGATSDGYDMVAPSGEGAVRCMQQAMHGVEGKVDYLNTHGTSTPVGDVKELGAIQEVFGHDSPMISATKAMTGHALGAAGVHEAIYTMLMMENDFVAPSINVDELDEKAAGLNIITEKLDTEINLAMSNSFGFGGTNATLVMAKYK
- a CDS encoding 4-phosphoerythronate dehydrogenase, with product MKIFYDENIPYAKEFFSDFGELVPFAGRELSAEQIKEADVLLVRSITKVNEQLLHLNTSLKFVGTATIGFDHVDQNYLKQRGVVFTNAPGCNAISVAEYVLSALMVMVERLDFDLKTKTIGIVGAGNTGTRLSEKLDAFGINYLLCDPLLEKAGDSRTFSSLKEILGCDIISLHVPITQKGDHRTFHMFDDLLLSELSNQQILINSCRGEVINNQALLQLKKSQKGPHIILDVWENEPNVLTELIPYCEITTAHIAGYSLEGKARGTEMLYQALSKLVNKPIEKQLEQFLPKAEIEYGNQHSQNELFSVKQRVFDVYDVRRDDKIFREQLNIKSFDYLRKNYPVRREFSALELSVQQCWPDTLKNLGFNVKD
- a CDS encoding aspartate-semialdehyde dehydrogenase, giving the protein MAQKFDVVVLGATGLVGKHMMEILEQRKFPINTLYPLASSRSAGEIIEFNGQSVEVLDADTFDFTQAQIGFFSAGGATSAKFAPIAADAGCIVIDNTSEYRYDPEIPLVVPEVNPEALADYRNRNIIANPNCSTIQMMVALKPIYDAVGIDRINVSTYQSVSGAGKVAIEELAKQCADLLSGKPVKVEAFSRQIAFNSIPQIDSFEDNGYTREEMKMVWETKKILGDESILVNPTAVRVPSFYGHGEALHIETTQQTSAEEVKELLAQAPGIVLAAKDEDFPTQVSDASGNDEVFIGRVREDISHPNGINMWIVADNVRKGAATNSIQIAELLIKDYL
- a CDS encoding FimV/HubP family polar landmark protein, which translates into the protein MADNNNKSLFKTIKQSISVALILVTSFHAVAQDEASSVAETNQTVLNKPIDNDVSTSSSTITGSEITSSISPSFDEDNKASYGPIINTDTLWKIAVAHRPDSTVSNYQVMMALFNTNPNAFLRNDINTLVAGQFLRIPTLEEIRQVAPYPYGNTKTVETVDTTDTELASAASTESPIEVANEAVTASEQVVKNITVEENTVSNDIEVVSVSTVTSFEIIEEEAVETLKAENSELKESLNAVDDQLSYLQYEVAKATEMQAQMDAKLAEQNALLKEAKMREQKLLTQQRELTEHQQGFFNNPITYWSINGLLAILVIILFVLVSRRKKMEETVNNTVDDKANNESKAVEKSAVSVEESIKEPIDENAEVTTVGIEEFEQIDVSQPSTNLHIVETIEPPSENEHVVTAFSEIELTPEKHDHELEILDDKDLLAKLVPGGVQDNRDEDNVKIQATEDDLDIEQIIDDMLDEESKPAKLRSARAPLEELVTSDELNEEDLEINRSEVHEINDFDDIEFDKLLAEISAESEHIKPPSNVTQLRRTTEIKAHAIQDVVESVKPEKIDQDFIGVDALLEESALAEELDESIFDQHKIDVGLDEFPEFTSQVNHVNVDDDKHGVNAKLDLAQVYIEIGDLDNAAVILKSVMKLGNSGQQQQAQDLLYSIK